The Beijerinckiaceae bacterium genome has a window encoding:
- a CDS encoding methylenetetrahydrofolate--tRNA-(uracil(54)-C(5))-methyltransferase (FADH(2)-oxidizing) TrmFO translates to MTQPERCSSPLQPIHVVGGGLAGSEAAWQIARQGVPVLLHEMRPTRKTAAHHTDDLAELVCSNSFRADDPQTSAIGILHREMRCLDSLILIAADLHKLPAGGALAVDRSQFAAHVTRMICSHPLITVLREEVSGLPPEDWDNVIIATGPLTSPSLAAGLGALTGERDLAFFDAIAPVVHRWSIDMEKAWFQSRYDKTGPAGTGADYINCPLTRDEYYIFVDRLLEAEKATAHELPQEAKDTPYFNGCLPIEIMAERGRETLRHGPMKPFGLTNPHAGTTKPYAVVQLRQDNMLGTLYNIVGFQTKMKHHAQVEIFRAIPGLEKASFARLGGMHRNTFLNSPKLLDPALRLKADPRLRFAGQITGCEGYVESAAIGLAAGRMAAAERKGEAFLPLPSSTALGALINHITGGHVESIDAGPSSFQPMNINFGLFPPLDESPSIGKKLRGAEKGNARKAAISLRAQHDLEDWLGTRAKHAAE, encoded by the coding sequence ATGACCCAACCAGAGCGTTGCTCATCTCCCTTGCAGCCGATCCATGTGGTTGGCGGCGGCCTTGCGGGCAGCGAAGCTGCCTGGCAAATCGCGCGGCAAGGGGTCCCCGTGCTGCTGCACGAAATGCGCCCGACACGAAAAACCGCCGCGCATCACACGGACGACCTCGCCGAACTCGTCTGTTCCAATTCCTTCCGCGCCGATGATCCCCAAACCAGCGCCATCGGGATTCTGCATCGGGAAATGCGCTGTCTCGATTCCCTGATCCTGATCGCCGCCGACCTCCACAAATTGCCCGCGGGCGGAGCACTCGCCGTCGACCGAAGCCAATTTGCAGCGCATGTCACGCGTATGATCTGCAGCCATCCCCTCATTACAGTGCTCCGCGAAGAGGTCTCGGGTTTGCCGCCGGAGGACTGGGACAATGTGATCATCGCGACGGGTCCCCTGACGTCGCCTTCCCTGGCGGCCGGCCTTGGCGCACTGACCGGTGAGCGCGATCTCGCCTTTTTCGATGCGATCGCGCCAGTCGTGCATCGCTGGTCGATCGACATGGAGAAAGCCTGGTTTCAGTCGCGTTACGACAAAACGGGTCCGGCCGGAACCGGCGCCGATTACATCAATTGCCCGCTGACGCGAGACGAATATTACATCTTCGTGGACAGGCTCCTGGAAGCGGAGAAAGCCACGGCTCACGAGCTTCCTCAAGAGGCGAAGGACACCCCTTACTTCAATGGGTGTTTGCCGATTGAAATTATGGCGGAGCGCGGCCGTGAAACTCTGCGGCATGGACCGATGAAGCCTTTCGGTCTGACCAATCCGCATGCGGGCACGACAAAACCCTATGCGGTCGTGCAGCTCCGCCAGGATAATATGCTCGGCACGCTCTACAATATCGTGGGCTTCCAGACCAAGATGAAACATCACGCGCAGGTTGAAATTTTCCGCGCAATCCCAGGTCTGGAAAAGGCAAGTTTCGCCCGCCTCGGCGGGATGCATCGAAACACTTTTTTGAACTCGCCCAAATTGCTTGATCCCGCCTTGCGGCTCAAGGCCGATCCGAGACTCCGCTTCGCCGGCCAGATCACCGGCTGCGAGGGCTATGTCGAGAGTGCCGCGATCGGCCTCGCGGCGGGCCGCATGGCCGCCGCGGAGCGAAAAGGAGAAGCGTTCCTCCCTCTGCCATCGTCCACGGCGTTAGGCGCGCTGATCAACCACATTACCGGCGGACATGTTGAATCGATCGACGCCGGACCGTCCTCTTTTCAGCCCATGAACATTAATTTCGGGCTGTTTCCACCGCTGGACGAGTCTCCTTCGATCGGCAAGAAGCTACGGGGCGCGGAAAAAGGCAACGCCCGCAAGGCAGCGATCAGCTTGCGGGCGCAACACGACTTGGAGGACTGGCTCGGGACGCGTGCGAAACACGCGGCCGAATGA
- a CDS encoding DUF1328 domain-containing protein, whose amino-acid sequence MLKWALIFFIISVVAGLFGFTGISAAAGGIARILFFIFVVVFIIFLVLGLIAGEAIL is encoded by the coding sequence ATGCTGAAATGGGCGCTTATCTTCTTTATCATTTCCGTTGTTGCCGGGCTTTTTGGATTCACCGGCATCTCAGCGGCGGCGGGCGGTATTGCTCGCATCCTGTTTTTTATTTTCGTCGTCGTGTTCATCATCTTTCTTGTGCTCGGCCTCATCGCCGGCGAGGCGATTCTTTAG
- a CDS encoding 4-hydroxybenzoate octaprenyltransferase yields the protein MSASPPPAQGLPDSVGNQILFKIAPKSWHPLLQLARLDRPIGWWLLLLPCWWSSALASIAYGQPLHGRDLLLFFVGAVAMRGAGSTYNDIVDRKIDEQVERTKSRPIPSGRIGVRAALLFLAAQCLVGLCVLLSFNGFTIWLGFASLGIVCLYPFVKRFSSWPQAVLGAAFAWGGLVGWAAALGSLAPAPIALYLGAVFWTIGYDTIYAVQDVEDDAVVGIGSTALFFGNRVRGGVGVLYLLSVLCVEAAFLAVGAGIFAQAGLLLFALHLAWQVSRINPADEISALRLFRSNRDAGLLLFAGLAAQHFLGSVFQAGL from the coding sequence TTGTCGGCAAGTCCGCCGCCGGCGCAGGGTCTTCCGGATTCCGTCGGCAATCAGATTCTCTTCAAGATTGCGCCAAAATCCTGGCATCCGTTGCTTCAGCTCGCGCGCCTCGATCGGCCGATCGGTTGGTGGCTGTTGCTGTTGCCGTGCTGGTGGTCGAGCGCGCTCGCCAGCATCGCTTATGGCCAACCGTTGCATGGTCGCGATCTTCTGCTGTTTTTTGTCGGAGCGGTCGCCATGCGTGGCGCGGGCTCGACCTATAATGACATTGTCGATCGAAAAATCGACGAGCAGGTCGAGCGGACAAAGTCGCGCCCGATCCCATCTGGACGTATCGGCGTCAGGGCGGCGCTCCTGTTTCTTGCCGCGCAATGTCTTGTGGGGCTTTGCGTCCTTCTGAGTTTCAACGGCTTCACGATCTGGCTGGGATTTGCTTCGCTCGGGATCGTTTGCCTCTATCCTTTCGTGAAGCGGTTCAGTTCCTGGCCGCAGGCGGTCCTTGGCGCGGCCTTTGCCTGGGGGGGCCTGGTTGGATGGGCGGCCGCTTTGGGTTCGCTCGCGCCTGCTCCCATCGCGCTCTATCTTGGCGCAGTGTTCTGGACGATCGGCTACGACACGATCTATGCGGTGCAGGATGTCGAGGATGATGCGGTCGTAGGGATCGGCTCGACCGCGCTGTTTTTCGGAAACCGGGTCCGCGGCGGGGTAGGGGTCCTCTATCTGCTTTCGGTTTTATGTGTCGAAGCAGCGTTCCTCGCCGTTGGTGCGGGTATATTCGCGCAGGCGGGTCTATTGCTGTTTGCCTTGCATCTCGCCTGGCAGGTAAGCCGGATCAATCCCGCGGACGAGATAAGCGCGCTGCGTCTGTTTCGTTCGAACCGCGACGCCGGGCTTCTTCTGTTCGCGGGTCTTGCGGCGCAGCATTTCCTCGGGTCGGTTTTTCAAGCGGGATTATGA
- a CDS encoding 16S rRNA (uracil(1498)-N(3))-methyltransferase has product MSRYDFTAHRLYVNVPLAQAARFDLDHTQANYVRNVLRLTEGAAIRVFNGRDGEWETTIAASNRKAVTLVARQMTRPQERHPDLHYLFAPLKQARQDYMIQKAVEMGAGLLRPVFTRQTQVQRVNLDRMRANAIEAAEQCGILVIPEIAPAIRLDALLRDWNNERLLIFCDEDAPVQDPCVGLRPFADPERPRPVALLVGPEGGFDRQERDALLALPSIVRVSLGPRILRADTAAVAALALVQAVLGDWGG; this is encoded by the coding sequence ATGTCGCGTTATGATTTCACCGCGCACCGGCTTTATGTCAACGTTCCCCTCGCTCAGGCGGCGCGGTTCGATCTCGACCACACACAAGCAAATTATGTCCGCAATGTGTTGCGCCTGACCGAAGGTGCCGCAATTCGCGTCTTCAACGGGCGGGACGGCGAATGGGAAACGACCATTGCGGCTTCCAATCGGAAGGCCGTCACGCTCGTCGCCCGCCAGATGACGCGGCCGCAAGAGAGACATCCGGATCTTCATTATCTTTTCGCGCCGCTGAAACAGGCGCGCCAGGATTACATGATCCAGAAAGCTGTCGAAATGGGGGCAGGCCTCCTGCGCCCCGTGTTCACCCGCCAAACCCAGGTCCAGCGGGTTAATCTCGACCGCATGCGGGCCAATGCGATCGAAGCCGCCGAACAATGTGGAATCCTCGTAATTCCCGAAATTGCACCGGCGATCCGGCTGGACGCGCTCCTGCGAGACTGGAACAATGAGCGCCTGCTTATCTTCTGCGACGAGGATGCGCCAGTGCAAGATCCTTGCGTCGGTTTACGGCCGTTTGCCGACCCTGAGCGTCCCCGACCCGTCGCCCTTCTGGTCGGCCCGGAAGGCGGCTTCGACCGCCAGGAACGCGACGCGCTCCTCGCCTTGCCGAGCATCGTGCGGGTGTCTCTCGGTCCCCGCATTTTGCGGGCCGATACGGCCGCCGTCGCCGCGCTTGCTTTGGTTCAGGCTGTGCTCGGCGATTGGGGCGGATAA
- a CDS encoding glutamate--cysteine ligase gives MARDVSDTTPITSRDELVAWIEGGAKPAEQFRIGTEYEKIPFYRGNHSPVPYDGLPERGQGGIRALLEGMRTKLGWAPVNDGARIIGLYDEKGGAAISLEPGGQFELSGAPFDSLHQTKIELNEHLSSLAALAAPHGIGFLALGMSPKWRLDETPLMPKQRYAIMIKYMPKVGSRGLEMMLRTATVQANLDFSSEADMVKKLRVSLALQPLTTALFANSPFTEGRLNGFLSARSEIWRHTDSARTGLLPFAFEEGMSFERYVDYALSVPMYFVKRGEIYHDVAGAHFSDLLTGRLSELPGERATIADWANHLSTIFPEVRLKRYLEMRGADAGPRPFLLALPALFAGLLYEPSVLDAAWDVVKLWSAETREKLRADVPRLGLEATVSGRPLREVAREILGLARAGLAKRNRCDAQGTDETCFIDPLDTVAAGDSEAERLIKKFKTQWAGSIEPAFEECVY, from the coding sequence ATGGCTCGCGACGTTTCCGATACGACCCCTATCACGTCGCGCGATGAACTGGTCGCTTGGATCGAAGGCGGAGCCAAGCCGGCCGAGCAATTTCGGATCGGCACGGAATATGAGAAAATTCCGTTCTATCGCGGGAATCATTCTCCGGTCCCCTATGACGGCTTGCCGGAACGTGGACAGGGCGGTATCCGCGCACTTCTGGAGGGAATGCGAACAAAGCTCGGCTGGGCGCCCGTCAATGACGGAGCGCGAATCATCGGGCTTTACGACGAAAAAGGTGGGGCCGCGATCTCGCTTGAACCTGGCGGACAGTTCGAACTTTCCGGCGCGCCCTTCGACTCCCTCCACCAAACCAAAATCGAACTCAACGAGCATTTGTCTTCGCTCGCGGCGCTCGCGGCGCCGCATGGAATCGGTTTTCTGGCGCTCGGCATGAGCCCGAAATGGCGCCTCGACGAAACGCCGCTGATGCCGAAGCAGCGTTACGCGATCATGATAAAATATATGCCGAAGGTCGGATCGCGCGGCCTTGAAATGATGCTTCGGACCGCGACGGTGCAGGCCAATCTCGATTTTTCGAGCGAAGCCGACATGGTAAAAAAGCTTCGCGTCTCACTGGCCTTGCAGCCCCTCACGACGGCGCTTTTCGCCAATTCGCCTTTCACGGAAGGCAGGCTCAACGGATTTCTCTCGGCGCGCTCGGAGATTTGGCGCCACACGGATTCTGCCCGGACGGGACTTTTGCCTTTCGCGTTCGAAGAGGGAATGTCATTCGAGCGTTATGTCGATTATGCGCTGTCCGTGCCGATGTATTTTGTCAAGCGTGGCGAGATCTACCACGATGTGGCGGGCGCTCATTTTAGCGATCTGCTCACAGGCAGACTGTCTGAGCTTCCGGGGGAGCGCGCAACGATCGCCGACTGGGCCAATCATCTTTCGACGATTTTCCCGGAAGTCAGGCTCAAGCGTTATCTTGAAATGCGCGGTGCCGACGCCGGCCCCCGGCCATTCCTTTTAGCGCTGCCGGCTTTGTTCGCCGGGCTGCTTTACGAACCCTCCGTGCTCGACGCGGCGTGGGACGTCGTGAAGCTTTGGAGCGCCGAGACACGTGAAAAATTGCGTGCCGATGTCCCGCGCTTGGGGCTCGAGGCTACGGTCTCAGGGCGGCCGCTGCGGGAGGTCGCGCGCGAAATTCTCGGTCTTGCGCGCGCGGGGCTCGCTAAACGTAACCGATGCGACGCGCAGGGCACTGATGAAACCTGTTTCATCGATCCCCTTGATACGGTCGCTGCGGGAGATAGCGAAGCTGAACGGCTGATCAAGAAATTCAAGACCCAATGGGCGGGCAGCATCGAGCCGGCTTTCGAAGAATGCGTCTATTGA
- a CDS encoding MATE family efflux transporter: MRHVLVMTAATSVGLMAIFAVDLLSLLYVSRLGDPKLTAAVGFATQVLFFSVSINIGLSIAIGALVSRAIGAGDGGDARRLAASGLVHVVLIAGAVSCVAWPLRREILTLIGATSETLDVASSFLAITLPATVFLGLGMALASILRAAGDARRSMFVTLSGAIVTAALDPIFIFGLGLGVYGAAIVTLISRLVLVAVGLHGAVLKHNLVARPDRAPVIRDWPAMMGIAVPAILTNLATPFANAYSMRVFSHFGEGVVAAFAIIDRINPMAFGVLFALSGSVGPIMGQNLGAKLIPRVRKVLTDCFAFSALYVIVVSVILRFCAPLIVKLFDVTGDTAELVTFACAYAGALWLFLGAIFVANAAFNNLGYPLLSMLFNWGRATLGTMLFVTIGAARFGPEGGYAGLIVGSALFGVGAVVAAYLITDRLAKGVKVV; this comes from the coding sequence ATGCGGCATGTCCTTGTCATGACGGCGGCCACGTCGGTCGGGCTCATGGCGATTTTTGCGGTCGATCTCTTGTCGCTCCTTTATGTGTCGCGGCTCGGCGATCCGAAACTCACCGCTGCTGTCGGCTTCGCGACCCAGGTCTTGTTCTTCTCCGTGTCGATCAACATCGGGCTTTCGATTGCGATCGGCGCTTTGGTCTCTCGCGCGATCGGTGCCGGCGATGGCGGCGACGCCAGAAGACTTGCGGCATCTGGACTGGTGCATGTCGTGCTTATCGCAGGCGCGGTCAGTTGCGTGGCGTGGCCCTTGCGGCGGGAGATTCTAACTCTCATTGGGGCGACCAGCGAAACCCTCGACGTTGCTTCGAGTTTTCTTGCAATCACCCTTCCGGCAACTGTTTTTCTTGGTCTCGGCATGGCGCTCGCCAGCATATTGCGGGCGGCTGGCGACGCGCGGCGCTCGATGTTCGTGACTCTATCGGGCGCCATCGTTACAGCCGCGCTTGATCCAATATTCATTTTTGGTCTCGGCCTTGGCGTCTATGGTGCCGCCATCGTCACGCTTATATCGCGGCTTGTGCTTGTCGCGGTCGGACTGCACGGGGCCGTCCTCAAGCACAATCTTGTTGCGCGTCCAGACCGGGCCCCTGTGATTCGCGATTGGCCGGCGATGATGGGAATCGCCGTTCCAGCAATTCTGACCAATTTGGCAACGCCATTCGCGAATGCCTATTCGATGCGGGTTTTTTCGCATTTCGGCGAAGGGGTCGTTGCCGCCTTTGCCATTATCGACCGCATCAATCCGATGGCCTTTGGAGTGCTCTTCGCTTTGTCCGGTTCGGTGGGGCCGATCATGGGTCAGAATCTGGGCGCAAAACTGATTCCGCGGGTCCGCAAAGTGCTGACCGATTGCTTCGCCTTCTCGGCGCTTTATGTGATCGTCGTTTCCGTCATCCTGCGTTTCTGCGCGCCTTTGATCGTCAAACTTTTTGATGTAACGGGCGACACTGCGGAGCTTGTGACTTTCGCGTGCGCCTATGCCGGCGCGCTCTGGTTGTTCCTGGGCGCCATCTTCGTTGCCAACGCCGCTTTCAACAATTTGGGCTATCCGCTTCTCTCGATGCTTTTCAACTGGGGCCGTGCGACGCTAGGTACGATGCTTTTTGTGACAATCGGCGCCGCACGATTTGGACCTGAGGGTGGCTATGCCGGGTTGATCGTCGGTTCTGCTCTGTTTGGCGTGGGCGCGGTTGTAGCGGCCTATTTAATCACGGACCGGCTCGCGAAAGGCGTCAAAGTTGTGTAA
- a CDS encoding MCE family protein translates to METRANYALIGVFTLAVIASAFAFVMWFSGSGDKSYGQHTYKIVFTGSVTGLLRGAPVLFNGVRVGDVTNLDFEPQDPSHVYALVVIDARVPVRVDTRARLESTGLTGVASIALLGGTEKSPPLAAGPDKGPGVIIAERSDFQDLIESARRISGQASDVLGKVDGLAGETNDVMKAINPDDVRTIVKDVASLAAKLDKAADKVNEVLTSLSGALGPSDGNNGGPLGDIAAAARSIKKAADNLDSRTKEIAANINHFTGTGLRQYEALAVDGRKTLEQINQAVRSIENNPQQFLFGKSPQIPEYSGRR, encoded by the coding sequence ATGGAAACCCGCGCGAATTATGCCTTGATCGGCGTCTTCACCTTGGCCGTTATCGCCTCGGCGTTCGCCTTTGTGATGTGGTTTTCGGGCAGCGGCGACAAATCCTATGGCCAGCATACCTATAAAATTGTCTTTACCGGATCGGTGACTGGATTGTTGCGCGGCGCCCCGGTTCTGTTCAATGGCGTGCGCGTCGGCGACGTGACCAATCTCGACTTCGAACCGCAAGATCCATCCCATGTCTATGCTCTTGTCGTGATCGATGCGCGAGTGCCCGTTCGCGTCGACACCAGGGCGCGTCTCGAATCGACCGGCCTGACGGGTGTGGCCTCTATCGCGCTCCTCGGCGGCACCGAGAAATCGCCGCCGCTGGCAGCGGGCCCGGATAAGGGCCCGGGTGTGATCATCGCCGAACGGTCGGACTTCCAGGATCTGATCGAGTCGGCCCGCCGGATTTCCGGTCAAGCCTCCGACGTTTTGGGCAAAGTGGATGGGCTGGCGGGCGAAACAAATGACGTCATGAAGGCGATCAACCCGGATGATGTCAGGACGATTGTCAAGGATGTCGCCTCGCTGGCGGCAAAGCTCGACAAGGCGGCCGATAAGGTCAATGAGGTTCTGACGAGCCTTAGCGGCGCTTTAGGGCCGTCGGACGGGAATAATGGCGGCCCCTTGGGCGATATTGCCGCCGCGGCGAGATCGATCAAAAAGGCTGCCGACAATCTGGATTCGCGAACCAAAGAGATCGCCGCCAATATTAACCATTTTACCGGCACCGGCTTGCGTCAGTATGAAGCCTTGGCGGTGGATGGCCGCAAGACGCTTGAACAGATCAATCAGGCCGTTCGCTCCATCGAGAACAACCCGCAACAATTCCTGTTCGGCAAATCGCCGCAAATTCCGGAATATTCGGGCAGGCGTTAA
- a CDS encoding ABC transporter ATP-binding protein: MQGLDLDVFRGEVLGFVGGSGTGKSVLTRAVLGLIRKQSGRIELFGADLDRISRREYDKIERRIGVMFQQGALFSGLTVKQNVEVPLREHLNLSPRFADELAMLKIQLVGLDLDAANKYPSELSGGMIKRAALARALALDPELLFLDEPTSGLDPIGAAEFDELIATLQHTLGLTVFMVTHDLDSLYSICDRVAALAEGKVIAAGTIASMLASQHPWLRAYFHGKRARQFVQTAAKTMDDTAMAGDVLAISNDPS; the protein is encoded by the coding sequence ATGCAGGGCCTCGATCTCGACGTTTTCCGCGGCGAGGTGCTCGGCTTTGTCGGCGGTTCCGGCACCGGCAAATCGGTCCTGACCCGGGCCGTTTTGGGGCTTATCCGCAAGCAAAGCGGCCGGATCGAGCTTTTCGGCGCCGATCTCGATCGCATATCGCGCCGCGAATATGACAAAATCGAACGGCGCATCGGCGTGATGTTTCAGCAAGGCGCCCTGTTTTCCGGCCTCACGGTGAAGCAGAACGTCGAAGTGCCCCTGCGCGAACATTTGAATCTATCGCCGCGCTTTGCCGATGAGCTTGCCATGCTTAAGATCCAGCTTGTCGGTCTTGATCTCGACGCGGCGAACAAATACCCTTCCGAACTGTCCGGCGGCATGATCAAGCGGGCCGCTCTGGCGCGGGCTCTGGCGCTGGATCCGGAGCTGTTGTTTCTTGATGAGCCGACATCCGGCCTCGACCCGATCGGCGCTGCCGAATTCGACGAGTTGATCGCCACCTTGCAGCATACGCTGGGTCTCACCGTCTTTATGGTCACGCATGATTTGGACAGTCTTTACTCCATTTGCGACCGGGTTGCCGCGCTGGCCGAGGGAAAGGTGATCGCCGCTGGTACGATTGCGAGCATGCTGGCCTCGCAACACCCCTGGTTGCGCGCCTATTTCCATGGCAAAAGGGCCCGCCAGTTTGTTCAGACGGCAGCAAAAACTATGGACGACACCGCCATGGCAGGTGATGTCCTCGCCATTTCGAACGATCCTTCGTGA
- a CDS encoding ABC transporter permease: protein MDLPDDPKISSARSGDAVRLNLAGRWTVDASAAIEAASDALLAEGDGARHVIFDLGGVARLDTAGAWLIDRARQTLDAKGVDAKLESIRPEYKILLEEAHYRSFDLSQRRRGAFVIELCADVGESVVAAGRDLFRAVSFLGEVVASMAKSLVQPSHFRGTSLVSHLETIAFRSVPIIVLINFLVGAIVAQQGIFQLRRFGATILVVDLIGILILRELGVLLTAIMIAGRSGSAITAEIGSMKMREEIDALAVMGLRPVEVLIVPRLLALVISLPLLTFVADMSAIGGGILVSWIYAGITPRSFVALLPSAIAVHTFLSGLIKAPFMGLVIGLIASVEGLAVSGSAESLGRQVTASVVKSIFMVIVVDGLFAVFFAGIKF, encoded by the coding sequence ATGGACTTGCCGGACGACCCAAAGATTTCCAGCGCGCGATCGGGTGATGCGGTGAGGCTGAACCTTGCCGGGCGCTGGACGGTCGACGCATCGGCCGCGATAGAAGCCGCTTCCGACGCCCTTCTCGCGGAGGGCGATGGCGCAAGACACGTCATTTTCGACCTGGGCGGTGTCGCGCGGCTCGATACTGCCGGTGCTTGGCTCATTGACCGGGCCAGGCAGACGCTGGATGCGAAAGGCGTCGATGCGAAGCTGGAGTCGATCAGGCCCGAGTATAAAATTCTTCTTGAAGAGGCCCATTATCGGAGTTTTGACCTTTCGCAGCGGCGGCGTGGAGCCTTCGTCATTGAGCTTTGCGCCGATGTCGGCGAAAGCGTGGTCGCGGCGGGACGCGACCTTTTCAGAGCCGTCAGCTTTCTCGGCGAAGTCGTGGCTTCGATGGCGAAAAGCCTGGTTCAGCCCTCCCATTTTCGTGGAACGTCGCTGGTATCCCACCTCGAAACCATTGCGTTCCGGAGCGTCCCGATCATCGTTTTGATCAATTTTCTGGTTGGCGCCATTGTCGCGCAGCAGGGTATCTTCCAGCTGCGGCGGTTCGGCGCCACGATTCTGGTGGTTGACCTTATCGGCATTCTGATTTTGCGCGAACTCGGTGTTCTTTTGACCGCCATCATGATCGCCGGCCGTTCGGGGTCGGCCATCACGGCGGAAATAGGCTCCATGAAAATGCGCGAAGAAATTGACGCCCTTGCGGTCATGGGGCTTCGACCGGTCGAAGTCCTCATCGTGCCGAGGCTGCTCGCGCTGGTGATCTCGCTGCCGCTCTTGACCTTCGTCGCGGATATGTCTGCAATCGGGGGCGGCATTCTGGTCAGCTGGATCTATGCCGGAATAACGCCCAGAAGTTTTGTCGCCTTGCTGCCGTCGGCGATTGCCGTGCATACTTTTTTGAGCGGTCTGATCAAGGCCCCGTTCATGGGGCTGGTGATCGGCCTGATCGCCTCCGTCGAAGGCTTGGCCGTTTCGGGCTCGGCTGAATCGCTGGGTCGGCAGGTTACGGCGTCGGTCGTCAAATCAATCTTCATGGTTATCGTGGTTGATGGACTTTTCGCAGTGTTTTTCGCAGGGATTAAGTTTTGA